The following coding sequences lie in one Rutidosis leptorrhynchoides isolate AG116_Rl617_1_P2 chromosome 6, CSIRO_AGI_Rlap_v1, whole genome shotgun sequence genomic window:
- the LOC139851587 gene encoding flavin-containing monooxygenase FMO GS-OX5-like, with product MSISLKVAVIGAGVSGLIAARELQRESHHVEIFEQSHRLGGTWAYDPQTESDLLGLDPNRDIVYGSCYKSLQTNLPRELMSFTDFKFGEKVYGDPRMFPGHEEVLKYVEDFASHFELVELIRFNTLVTRVKIIDSESTEFVVESCTSGVSSEEVFDAVVVCSGHNSEPNLPTDIPGIETWSKKQLHSHNYRVPDPFKDQIVLVIGSGPSGLDMSKEIATVAKQVHMSSRSNYFNPSELEKLNNLWMHAKIQCINNDGTVTFEDGFTVEADVILYCTGYKYHVPFLEANGIVSSHGKRVGPLYKHVFPPQLAPRLSFVGIPERSIIIPLVEGQSKWIANLLSRKVSLLSEDEMLSEVKEHYREMKEKGISERRTHSLDFKIDYLEWIYAQSGMVVEKRTKDIYDDFINLILSGSYDYKHELTQKYRT from the exons ATGTCAATTTCCTTAAAAGTAGCTGTCATTGGTGCCGGTGTCTCAGGACTAATTGCAGCCCGTGAGCTTCAACGAGAATCTCACCACGTTGAAATATTCGAACAGTCACACCGACTGGGTGGAACTTGGGCCTACGATCCACAAACTGAGTCGGATCTATTAGGACTTGACCCAAATAGAGACATCGTTTATGGATCGTGCTACAAATCGTTACAAACAAATCTTCCTCGTGAGCTAATGAGTTTCACTGATTTCAAATTTGGTGAGAAAGTGTATGGCGATCCGAGAATGTTTCCTGGGCATGAAGAAGTTTTAAAGTATGTGGAAGATTTTGCAAGTCATTTTGAACTCGTTGAATTGATTCGGTTCAATACTTTGGTGACTCGAGTAAAGATTATTGACTCGGAGAGTACTGAGTTTGTGGTTGAGTCGTGTACGAGTGGAGTGAGTTCGGAGGAGGTGTTTGACGCGGTGGTCGTGTGTAGCGGTCACAATTCGGAACCGAACTTGCCAACTGACATCCCTG GTATTGAGACATGGTCCAAGAAGCAATTGCATAGCCATAATTATCGTGTTCCCGACCCATTTAAAGATCAA ATTGTACTTGTTATTGGGAGTGGACCAAGTGGACTGGATATGTCAAAAGAAATAGCAACGGTTGCCAAACAAGTTCACATGTCATCAAGGTCTAACTACTTTAACCCCTCAGAATTGGAGAAACTCAACAATTTGTGGATGCATGCTAAG ATACAATGTATCAATAATGATGGTACAGTTACATTTGAAGATGGATTCACTGTTGAAGCAGATGTCATATTGTACTGCACTGG GTACAAATACCATGTTCCGTTTCTTGAAGCAAATGGCATTGTAAGTAGTCATGGTAAACGTGTCGGACCTCTATACAAACATGTTTTTCCCCCGCAACTTGCTCCGAGGCTCTCTTTTGTTGGTATACCTGAAAGA AGTATCATAATTCCGTTAGTCGAAGGTCAATCAAAATGGATAGCAAACTTGTTGTCAAGGAAGGTATCATTGCTCTCAGAAGACGAAATGTTAAGTGAAGTTAAAGAACACTATCGagaaatgaaagaaaaaggaattTCAGAACGCCGCACTCATTCTCTTGATTTCAAG ATTGATTACCTAGAGTGGATATATGCTCAATCTGGAATGGTCGTGGAGAAACGAACAAAAGACATTTACGACGACTTCATCAATCTTATCTTGTCTGGTTCGTATGACTATAAGCACGAACTTACACAGAAATACAGAACATGA